The Salvelinus namaycush isolate Seneca chromosome 16, SaNama_1.0, whole genome shotgun sequence genome has a segment encoding these proteins:
- the LOC120061586 gene encoding uncharacterized protein LOC120061586 → MGCCSVTQRGAHSGIDDVGPDEIELLEIDNSGIWSLGESRLQLSVRNGKDGPPSRYPSVRHLNQEVVLWGRSREELHHRIYNQPIRDWEGQPTHMYGEIVHSSLVSLHNSYTQVTSQYTMLR, encoded by the exons ATGGGATGCTGTAGTGTGACTCAGAGAGGAGCGCATTCCGGGATTGACGATGTGGGCCCTGATGAGATCGAGCTCCTGGAGATTGACAACTCAGG GATATGGAGTCTAGGAGAGAGCAGGCTTCAGCTCTCTGTGAGGAATGGAAAAGACGGTCCACCCTCTCGCTACCCTTCAGTGAGACACCTCAACCAGGAG GTTGTGCTATGGGGCAGGAGCAGAGAGGAGCTACACCACAGAATCTACAACCAGCCCATCCGTGATTGGGAGGGCCAACCTACACACATGTATGGAGAGATAGTGCACTCCTCCCTGGTGTCTCTCCACAACAGCTACACACAGGTAACATCGCAGTACACCATGCTCAGATAG